A stretch of Ferribacterium limneticum DNA encodes these proteins:
- the moaC gene encoding cyclic pyranopterin monophosphate synthase MoaC — MVDVGNKAETARVARAAGSIFMKPETLALIRAGSAKKGDVLGIARIAAIQASKRTGDLIPLCHPIALTRVAAEFSIDEAQSAVHCEVTAECFGRTGVEMEALTATSVGLLTIYDMAKAVDRGMRIENIRLLEKTGGKSGHWVAE, encoded by the coding sequence ATGGTCGACGTCGGCAACAAGGCGGAAACCGCTCGCGTTGCCCGTGCCGCCGGCAGCATTTTCATGAAACCGGAAACGCTAGCCCTGATCCGCGCCGGCTCTGCCAAGAAAGGCGACGTCCTGGGCATTGCCCGCATCGCCGCCATTCAGGCGTCGAAACGCACCGGTGATCTGATCCCGCTTTGCCACCCGATCGCCTTGACCCGCGTCGCTGCAGAATTCTCCATCGATGAAGCCCAAAGCGCCGTGCATTGCGAAGTCACCGCCGAATGCTTCGGCCGGACCGGTGTCGAAATGGAAGCACTGACTGCAACCTCGGTCGGACTGCTCACCATTTACGACATGGCAAAAGCCGTTGACCGCGGCATGCGTATCGAAAACATTCGCCTGCTGGAAAAGACCGGCGGAAAATCCGGCCACTGGGTCGCCGAATAA
- a CDS encoding M48 family metalloprotease, translated as MPLNQRFIAAILACALALQPLRADELPELGDVASNDLSVSTEKKIGQQIMHEIRWREPSYLDDADIEAYLNQLGGRLAAVSSDPGFGFYFFPINDSNINAFAMPGGYIGVHTGLIASAQTESELAGVLGHEISHVTQRHIARQVFQSKQIGMASMVAMALALLAARSSGQVAGAAIATTQAGAISAQLAFSRDFEREADRQGFDILRKSGFDVRGMGVFFERLQKTVRLYENNATAYLRTHPLTGERLTDMQNREQAVPYRQVADSVDFQLVRAKVRAMQGRPDDAIKDLENLLREKKFASEAAIRYGLAFAHFRARNWGRAEQEIDAVRRLKVSAAMLEHLRADVKIAQGDVAAGLGFYRDGMVRFPLNQGLSYGYGLALIGARRFDDSLRFAENQLRNYPEDVRLHKMRAESYAGLGRKAMQHLALSEVFALQGQTAGAIEQLQLAQKAGDANFYEMSSIDARLRQLKLRQIEELKEKRGF; from the coding sequence ATGCCTCTGAACCAACGATTCATCGCCGCTATCCTGGCCTGTGCGCTGGCCTTGCAGCCTTTGCGCGCCGATGAATTACCGGAATTGGGGGATGTGGCGAGCAACGACTTGTCCGTGAGTACGGAGAAGAAAATTGGCCAGCAGATCATGCATGAAATCCGCTGGCGCGAGCCATCCTATCTGGATGATGCAGATATTGAGGCCTACCTAAATCAGTTGGGGGGGCGTCTGGCCGCGGTGAGTAGCGACCCTGGCTTCGGCTTCTACTTTTTTCCGATCAACGATTCAAACATCAATGCCTTCGCCATGCCGGGCGGCTATATCGGTGTGCATACCGGCCTGATTGCCTCGGCCCAAACTGAGTCAGAGCTCGCCGGTGTGCTCGGGCATGAAATTTCGCACGTGACGCAGCGGCATATTGCGCGCCAGGTGTTTCAGTCAAAACAGATTGGCATGGCGTCGATGGTCGCCATGGCGTTGGCGTTGTTGGCGGCGCGCTCGAGTGGTCAGGTGGCCGGGGCGGCGATCGCGACGACGCAGGCCGGGGCGATTTCGGCCCAGTTGGCTTTTTCCCGGGATTTTGAGCGTGAAGCGGACCGCCAGGGTTTTGACATCCTGCGCAAGTCAGGCTTCGATGTTCGCGGGATGGGGGTTTTCTTCGAACGCCTGCAAAAAACCGTGCGCCTGTATGAGAACAATGCAACGGCCTATCTTCGCACCCACCCGCTGACTGGCGAGCGCCTGACCGATATGCAGAATCGCGAGCAGGCAGTTCCTTATCGCCAGGTCGCAGATAGCGTCGATTTTCAGTTGGTCCGTGCCAAGGTCCGGGCCATGCAGGGCAGGCCGGATGATGCAATCAAGGATCTGGAAAACCTGCTCCGCGAGAAGAAGTTTGCCTCCGAAGCGGCAATTCGCTATGGCTTGGCGTTTGCCCATTTTCGGGCGCGTAACTGGGGGCGGGCTGAACAGGAAATCGATGCGGTCCGCCGTTTGAAGGTTTCGGCCGCCATGCTGGAGCACCTGAGGGCCGACGTGAAGATCGCTCAAGGAGATGTCGCCGCCGGACTGGGCTTCTATCGCGATGGAATGGTTCGTTTTCCGCTGAATCAGGGCTTGTCCTACGGCTATGGGCTGGCTTTGATTGGTGCCAGACGGTTCGACGATTCGCTGCGCTTTGCTGAAAATCAGCTGCGCAATTACCCGGAAGATGTTCGGCTACACAAGATGCGGGCCGAAAGTTATGCCGGTCTTGGCCGCAAGGCCATGCAGCATTTGGCCCTTTCCGAGGTGTTTGCCTTGCAGGGGCAGACTGCCGGAGCAATTGAGCAACTGCAACTGGCCCAGAAGGCGGGAGATGCGAATTTCTATGAAATGTCCTCGATTGACGCCCGGCTGCGTCAGTTGAAGCTTCGGCAGATTGAGGAGCTCAAGGAAAAACGTGGGTTTTAG